From one Streptomyces sp. R41 genomic stretch:
- a CDS encoding M1 family metallopeptidase: MKASFTRSLKGRPRRTALALALTGAVGITGIAVLVGTLPHGGHGSPAPGPSAASSGEAPSPGAPGIGDPLVPLDGNGGYTVRRYTLAFDWRAPRTPFDASTTISATATQALSRFDLDFAGNTLHTVTVDGAPATTARHGDELVVTPAKPIPHNSTFTVRVSYTADPTQQRHRGDAIQDYGWVPTSDGTVLYAQPNGAKMIFPADDHPSLRAPITFRITTPPGLTAVANGRLVERVRRPDGRVQWTYDSEQPVAAQLVQLAIGKFAFVDSTGPRGLPVRDVVPDGLVTDTQEYRSLTPEHLAWLERRLGPYPFRRYGVLVGDTDLPVALETQSLSVVPRADLLGDRVDAERNLVHELTHHWTGDSVAIRRWSDLWLSEGHARFYERLYADTHGGAGIESAMRAAYEQHDQWRHDAGAPAEPTEPTLFKQMRYDGSALVLYALREKVGEETFDRIERSWVSKYRGRAAGTRDFVALASEVAGRDLNPFLTPWLYGAHTPPMPGHPDWQVDPVQD, encoded by the coding sequence GTGAAGGCGTCGTTCACGAGGTCCCTGAAGGGTCGTCCCCGCCGCACGGCCCTCGCCCTTGCCCTCACCGGTGCCGTCGGGATCACGGGCATCGCCGTCCTCGTCGGCACCCTCCCCCACGGGGGTCACGGCTCCCCCGCACCCGGCCCCTCCGCCGCCTCGTCCGGCGAGGCCCCGTCCCCCGGCGCCCCGGGCATCGGCGATCCGCTCGTGCCCCTCGACGGCAACGGCGGCTACACGGTCCGCCGTTACACACTCGCCTTCGACTGGCGGGCACCCAGGACGCCGTTCGACGCGAGTACCACCATCAGCGCCACCGCCACGCAGGCCCTGTCCCGCTTCGACCTCGACTTCGCGGGCAACACGCTGCACACGGTCACCGTCGACGGCGCACCGGCGACCACCGCACGCCACGGCGACGAGCTCGTCGTCACTCCCGCCAAGCCGATCCCCCACAACAGCACCTTCACCGTGCGGGTCTCCTACACCGCCGACCCGACCCAGCAACGGCACCGCGGCGACGCGATCCAGGACTACGGCTGGGTGCCCACGTCCGACGGCACCGTGCTCTACGCACAGCCCAACGGCGCCAAGATGATCTTCCCGGCGGACGACCATCCGAGCCTGCGGGCGCCGATCACCTTCCGCATCACCACCCCACCCGGCCTCACCGCAGTGGCCAACGGCCGGCTCGTCGAGCGCGTCCGGCGACCCGACGGACGGGTCCAATGGACGTACGACTCCGAGCAGCCGGTCGCGGCGCAGCTGGTCCAGCTGGCGATCGGGAAGTTCGCGTTCGTCGACAGCACCGGCCCGCGCGGGCTGCCTGTCCGGGACGTGGTCCCGGACGGGCTGGTCACCGACACCCAGGAGTACCGCTCGCTCACCCCCGAGCACCTGGCCTGGCTCGAACGGCGGCTCGGCCCGTACCCGTTTCGCCGCTACGGGGTGCTGGTCGGGGACACCGACCTGCCGGTGGCGCTGGAGACGCAGTCACTGTCCGTCGTGCCGAGGGCCGACCTGCTGGGCGACCGGGTCGACGCCGAGCGCAACCTCGTACACGAGCTGACCCACCACTGGACCGGCGACAGCGTCGCCATCCGGCGGTGGTCCGACCTGTGGCTGAGCGAGGGGCACGCCCGCTTCTACGAACGTCTCTACGCCGACACGCACGGCGGCGCAGGCATCGAGTCCGCGATGCGGGCTGCGTACGAGCAGCACGACCAGTGGCGTCACGACGCCGGAGCGCCCGCCGAACCCACCGAGCCGACCCTCTTCAAGCAGATGCGGTACGACGGTTCGGCGCTGGTGCTCTACGCGTTGAGGGAGAAGGTCGGCGAGGAGACCTTCGACAGGATCGAGCGGTCCTGGGTGAGCAAGTACCGAGGCCGGGCCGCCGGCACCCGGGACTTCGTCGCGCTCGCGTCCGAGGTCGCGGGCAGGGACCTGAACCCGTTCCTGACCCCGTGGCTGTACGGGGCGCACACCCCGCCCATGCCGGGGCACCCCGACTGGCAGGTGGACCCGGTCCAGGACTGA
- a CDS encoding N-acetylmuramoyl-L-alanine amidase translates to MTASAAILVPLLLGPPAFVDVAADQRLQKAFTTAADEYHVPRSVLMGVSYLQSRWDSHSGAPSVVGGYGPMHLVDAQQAQAQAKPPRGSARPHAVAAGPPDSHEANPSGSGLEEPTDLRQAARLIGAPAGRLRTDAAANVRGGAALLAAVQRRLGKPLSADPADWWEAVAEFPGTEDAASAATYANDVFSVIRQGAHRTTDAGQRLTLPASPGVRPRTSPQDAARSKDVECPVELHCSWLSAPYVEIDDGNYGNHDLADRPRDQKIEYIVIHDTEAPLASMLLTVQDPTEASWHYSIRSKDGHITQHVRTKDMAWHSGNQFVNARSIGIEHEGFLRQPHTWYSEQMYRASARLVRYLAKKYDIPLDRQHIFGHDNVPSPTAGSIPDMHDDPGPFWDWRHYFDLLGAPLRATARSKSDMVTVLPDFATHKPPFTGCTKSGVPCAPHGSSAVRLYTEPHEDAPLIQDPGRKPDGEDSTEDVNDLGSRVSAGQTFAVADRKGDWTAIWYQGNKAWFKNPKKHPTAVGASGRMVTPKDGLSEIPVYGRALPEEDAYPDEVPEQSESPLPYSILAGQRYVTQARLAGSYIDRSSFGDTPNPVVKGREQYYEIQLGHRLAYVRASDVDVVSSSATAGPPAGHTPRPPAR, encoded by the coding sequence GTGACCGCATCGGCGGCGATCCTGGTGCCCCTGCTGCTCGGCCCGCCGGCCTTCGTCGACGTGGCGGCCGACCAACGCCTGCAGAAAGCTTTCACCACCGCCGCGGACGAGTACCACGTACCGCGAAGCGTGCTCATGGGCGTGTCCTACCTGCAGTCGCGCTGGGACTCCCATTCCGGCGCTCCGAGCGTCGTCGGCGGCTACGGGCCGATGCACCTGGTCGACGCCCAGCAGGCCCAGGCCCAGGCGAAGCCGCCTCGCGGCAGTGCCCGGCCGCACGCGGTGGCGGCGGGTCCGCCGGACTCACACGAGGCGAACCCCTCGGGCAGCGGCTTGGAGGAGCCGACGGACCTGCGACAGGCCGCCCGCCTGATCGGGGCCCCTGCCGGGAGACTGCGGACGGACGCCGCCGCCAACGTGCGCGGTGGCGCGGCGCTCCTGGCGGCGGTGCAACGACGGCTCGGCAAGCCGCTCAGCGCCGACCCGGCGGACTGGTGGGAGGCGGTGGCGGAGTTCCCGGGTACGGAGGACGCCGCGTCGGCGGCGACGTACGCGAACGACGTCTTCTCGGTGATCCGCCAAGGCGCGCACCGCACCACCGACGCGGGGCAGCGCCTCACCCTCCCCGCAAGCCCTGGCGTGCGCCCCCGCACCTCCCCGCAGGACGCCGCGCGATCGAAGGACGTCGAGTGCCCGGTGGAGCTGCACTGCTCCTGGCTCAGCGCGCCGTACGTCGAGATCGACGACGGGAACTACGGCAATCACGACCTCGCCGACCGGCCCAGGGACCAGAAGATCGAGTACATCGTCATCCACGACACCGAGGCGCCGCTCGCATCCATGCTCCTGACCGTGCAGGATCCGACGGAGGCGTCCTGGCACTACTCGATCCGCTCCAAGGACGGTCACATCACCCAACACGTCAGGACCAAGGACATGGCCTGGCACTCGGGGAACCAGTTCGTGAACGCCCGCTCGATCGGCATCGAGCACGAGGGATTCCTCAGGCAGCCGCACACCTGGTACTCGGAACAGATGTACCGGGCTTCGGCCCGTCTGGTGCGTTACCTGGCGAAGAAGTACGACATCCCGCTCGACCGGCAGCACATCTTCGGCCACGACAACGTCCCGTCCCCGACCGCCGGCTCCATCCCCGACATGCACGACGACCCCGGCCCCTTCTGGGACTGGCGGCACTACTTCGACCTCCTCGGCGCGCCCCTGCGTGCCACGGCCCGATCGAAGAGCGACATGGTGACCGTGCTGCCGGACTTCGCCACCCACAAGCCGCCGTTCACGGGGTGCACCAAGAGCGGGGTGCCGTGTGCGCCGCACGGCTCCAGCGCCGTCCGCCTGTACACCGAGCCGCACGAGGACGCCCCGCTGATCCAGGACCCGGGCCGGAAACCGGACGGTGAAGACTCCACGGAGGACGTCAACGACCTGGGGTCGCGCGTCTCCGCCGGCCAGACCTTCGCGGTCGCCGATCGCAAGGGCGACTGGACGGCGATCTGGTACCAGGGCAACAAAGCATGGTTCAAGAACCCGAAGAAGCACCCGACCGCCGTCGGTGCGAGCGGCCGGATGGTGACTCCGAAGGACGGCTTGAGCGAGATCCCCGTGTACGGGCGTGCCCTCCCGGAGGAGGACGCCTACCCCGACGAGGTGCCGGAGCAGTCCGAGTCGCCGCTCCCGTACAGCATCCTCGCCGGCCAGCGGTACGTGACACAGGCCCGCCTCGCCGGTTCCTACATCGACAGATCGTCCTTCGGCGACACACCCAACCCGGTGGTGAAGGGCCGGGAGCAGTACTACGAGATCCAGCTCGGCCACCGGCTCGCCTACGTCCGGGCGAGCGATGTGGACGTGGTGAGCTCATCGGCTACCGCAGGCCCGCCGGCAGGACACACGCCGCGCCCTCCTGCGCGGTGA
- a CDS encoding Pls/PosA family non-ribosomal peptide synthetase has translation MEEKSVEVLTPGPDESAIDKRSDTGPKNGIERDLAEVLADVISVERVSVDSHFFDDLGANSLVMAQFCARVRKRADLPSASMKDIYRHPTIRSLATGLADAAPAPDESSPPAPTEAVTPAGPLQYVLCGTVQFLLFVGYSFLAGFVADRGYAWVSAGVDTIDIYLRSTVFGGIGFVGLCTFPIVAKWLLVGRWKSREFPVWGLTYLRFWTVKVLIHANPMIFFVGNPLYVLYLRALGARIGKGVTILSRNVPVCPDLLTIGAGTVIRKDSFFHCYRAHAGRIQTGRVTLGRDVFIGEKTVLDIDTSMGDGAQLGHTSTLYSGQAVPDGQRWHGSPAQPTEHDYLRIGPAKCGTLRRAGFGLVTVLQLFFLYVPLTVGGAYMLFNLIPALHNRLGPGAVGFTSPALYIDALILSFVLFFGFVVVGLAVLFTVPRLLNVLVKPDKVYPLYGLHYSTHRAIGRMTNIKFFKWLFGDSSYIVHYLHALGYDLSRVEQTGSNFGTEVQHETPYLVSVGSGTMVADGLSIVNADFSSTSFRVSRTSIGPRNFIGNNIAYPSGARTGENCLLATKVMIPLDGEVREGVGLLGSPCFEIPRSVERDSRFDHLRNGEEFRRNLAAKNRYNIRSMALFLLVRWLYFFVITVVGLADVDLYDSFGHVLIAAFLVFSLGFTPVYFVLVERGIAAFRTLRPQLCSIYDPYFWWHERLWKVPDEYLNVFNGTPFKNVIWRMLGVRLGSRVFDDGCYLTERTLTTIGSDCTLNAGSKIQCHSQEDGTFKSDRSTIGVGCTLGVGAHVHYGVTMGDGAVLAPDSFLMKGEEVPRSARWGGNPAVEMRDAPHRPAALVRTDPAGPSRSTPPTG, from the coding sequence ATGGAGGAGAAGTCCGTCGAAGTCCTGACGCCCGGGCCGGATGAATCTGCGATCGACAAGCGCAGCGATACCGGCCCGAAGAACGGCATCGAGAGGGACCTCGCCGAGGTTCTGGCCGACGTCATATCCGTCGAGCGGGTGTCGGTCGACAGCCACTTCTTCGACGACCTCGGCGCCAACTCGTTGGTGATGGCTCAATTCTGTGCACGGGTCAGGAAACGGGCAGACCTCCCCTCGGCGTCGATGAAGGACATCTACCGGCACCCGACGATCCGCAGCCTGGCAACGGGACTCGCGGACGCAGCGCCCGCCCCTGACGAGTCGTCGCCCCCGGCGCCGACCGAGGCGGTGACACCGGCCGGCCCACTGCAGTATGTCCTCTGCGGAACGGTGCAGTTCCTGCTTTTCGTGGGATATTCCTTCCTCGCCGGATTTGTTGCCGACCGAGGCTATGCATGGGTCTCCGCCGGCGTGGATACGATCGACATCTACCTGCGATCGACCGTCTTCGGCGGCATCGGCTTCGTCGGTCTGTGCACCTTCCCGATCGTGGCGAAATGGCTCCTGGTCGGCCGGTGGAAATCGCGCGAGTTCCCGGTCTGGGGTCTGACGTATCTGCGCTTTTGGACCGTCAAGGTGCTGATCCACGCCAACCCGATGATTTTCTTCGTCGGCAATCCCCTGTACGTGCTGTATCTGCGAGCCCTGGGCGCGCGGATCGGCAAGGGGGTCACGATCCTCTCGCGCAACGTTCCGGTCTGCCCCGACCTGCTGACGATCGGCGCCGGCACGGTGATCCGCAAAGACTCGTTCTTCCACTGCTACCGGGCGCACGCCGGCCGTATCCAGACCGGCCGGGTCACCCTGGGCCGGGACGTGTTCATCGGTGAGAAGACCGTGCTCGACATCGACACGTCCATGGGCGACGGGGCGCAACTCGGCCACACCTCCACGCTGTACAGCGGCCAGGCGGTCCCGGACGGCCAGCGCTGGCACGGATCCCCGGCACAGCCCACGGAGCATGACTACCTGAGGATCGGGCCGGCCAAGTGCGGCACACTGCGCCGGGCCGGATTCGGCCTCGTCACCGTGCTTCAGCTGTTCTTCCTGTATGTGCCGCTGACTGTCGGGGGCGCGTACATGCTCTTCAACCTGATTCCGGCGCTGCACAACCGACTGGGCCCGGGCGCGGTGGGGTTCACGTCGCCGGCTCTCTACATCGACGCGCTGATCCTGTCCTTCGTGCTGTTCTTCGGCTTCGTCGTCGTGGGCCTGGCCGTACTGTTCACCGTTCCGCGCCTGCTGAACGTGCTCGTCAAGCCGGACAAGGTCTATCCGCTGTACGGGCTTCATTACTCGACACACCGGGCGATCGGGCGCATGACCAACATAAAGTTCTTCAAATGGCTGTTCGGTGACAGCTCCTACATCGTCCACTACTTGCACGCCCTCGGATACGACTTGTCCCGGGTCGAGCAGACCGGGTCGAACTTCGGCACGGAAGTGCAGCACGAGACCCCGTATCTCGTTTCCGTCGGCAGCGGAACGATGGTCGCCGACGGGCTCTCCATCGTCAACGCCGACTTCTCGAGTACGTCCTTCCGGGTTTCCCGGACCTCGATCGGGCCACGCAACTTCATCGGGAACAACATCGCCTATCCCTCCGGGGCCAGGACGGGCGAAAACTGCCTCCTCGCGACGAAGGTGATGATTCCTCTCGACGGTGAGGTACGCGAAGGGGTGGGCCTGCTCGGCTCACCGTGCTTCGAGATTCCCCGGTCGGTGGAGCGCGACTCCCGCTTCGACCATCTCCGGAACGGCGAAGAGTTTCGCCGCAACCTCGCCGCAAAGAACCGCTACAACATCCGCTCGATGGCCCTCTTCCTGCTCGTGCGGTGGCTCTACTTCTTCGTGATCACGGTGGTCGGCCTCGCGGACGTCGATCTGTACGATTCTTTCGGGCACGTACTGATCGCCGCTTTCCTGGTGTTCAGCCTCGGGTTCACCCCTGTGTACTTCGTACTCGTGGAGCGCGGCATCGCGGCATTCCGTACGCTGCGACCGCAGTTGTGTTCCATCTACGACCCGTACTTCTGGTGGCACGAGCGCCTCTGGAAGGTGCCTGACGAGTACCTCAACGTCTTCAACGGCACCCCTTTCAAGAACGTGATCTGGCGGATGCTGGGTGTTCGGCTCGGCAGCAGGGTCTTCGATGACGGCTGCTATTTGACGGAGCGAACGCTCACCACCATCGGGAGCGACTGCACGCTCAATGCGGGAAGCAAGATCCAGTGCCACTCGCAGGAGGACGGCACCTTCAAGTCCGACCGCAGCACGATCGGCGTCGGCTGCACCCTCGGTGTCGGCGCCCACGTCCACTACGGCGTGACGATGGGCGACGGCGCAGTGCTCGCCCCCGACTCCTTCCTCATGAAAGGCGAGGAGGTTCCGCGGAGCGCTCGATGGGGCGGAAACCCCGCCGTGGAGATGCGAGATGCCCCCCATCGGCCTGCCGCACTCGTACGGACAGACCCGGCGGGACCGTCTCGGTCGACACCCCCAACTGGCTGA
- a CDS encoding amino acid adenylation domain-containing protein has product MGVHVEADQEFWRGELVAGGFTAIPRWTLNPVTGVVDHETTVPEDVVGPLRRLTEDLAVPLNSALLAAHAKVLAALSGEREVVSGYVSAAGDRPLPCRLTTEPDTWRALLLNTHQVESELLSHKDFPVDDLRREMGLTEPPFETVFDPSGVGGDLAEDTVLWVGFSRHGGQLVLRLRYRTDVLDADCAVRIAGYHVTALALIAADPDAAHGQQSLLCAEELHFQLEGLAGPRRTLPDRRVHELFEERVRTHPDAVAAVHGERQWTYHELNSRANRLARALLARGLRREGVVAVVTERNLDWLAAVLAVFKAGGVYLPIEPHFPAGRIATTLSRAECALVLTEHGSTATLDHALASLPGIRTVYIDAAYEEDHADGDLGTDVAPDQLAYIYFTSGSTGEPKGAMCEHAGMLNHLYAKIDDLEIGEGQVVAQTAPQCFDISLWQLLSALLVGGRTLLVEQEVILDVQRFVDKIIDGRVAVLQVVPSYLDVIVSCLQQHPRELPDLRCVSVTGEALKMELTQRWFAAQPAIKLVNAYGLTETSDDTNHEVMDRVPAGDRVLLGPAVNNVHVYVVDEHLNPVPLGAPGLIVFSGVCVGRGYVNDPERTRQAYLPDPHRDGARLYRGGDYGRWTPEGKLEFLGRRDTQVKIRGFRIEIGEIENTLLRVPGVRDGAVVVAERADQSQHLVAFYSGPRPLEVDVLPDRLGESLPEYMVPSAFHWRESLPLTANSKIDRKALRALAGELDVVQEDFRAPHTPTEQQLAAAWAKVLGIPQSQIGRRDHFFDRGGTSLSAVKLAITLDRAVSLKDVTGHPILADLAGLVDGRSTPRSGPVDGSSERRSGLLQPLSESDGTQATALVCFPYAGGNAVNFQPMAGALPGGGPAVYAVELPGHDLAAESEPFAPMTQVVEQVVVEIIRRGLTRVLLWGHSSGTAFALETAGKLRERGVDVQRVFLGAQLLGNAADRRAAITELTGRSNAEIAARLSADGGYTELGELDTRHAEHIGAAYRHDCVSAHRYFADVLDSPPTLKLSAPVTVVVAADDPSTTEYRRQYRDWQLLADQVDLHELADGGHYFLRTRPAEAAQAVLRAAELFASS; this is encoded by the coding sequence ATGGGAGTGCACGTGGAAGCCGACCAGGAGTTCTGGCGCGGTGAGCTCGTCGCCGGTGGCTTCACCGCGATACCGCGGTGGACCCTCAATCCGGTGACGGGCGTCGTCGACCACGAGACGACGGTCCCGGAAGACGTCGTAGGACCGTTGCGCCGCCTCACCGAGGACCTGGCGGTGCCGCTCAACTCGGCGCTGCTGGCCGCGCACGCCAAAGTGCTGGCCGCGCTGTCCGGTGAGCGTGAGGTCGTGTCCGGCTACGTCTCCGCAGCGGGCGACCGGCCGTTGCCCTGCCGGCTGACGACCGAACCCGATACATGGCGGGCACTGCTGCTGAACACCCATCAAGTCGAGTCGGAATTGCTGTCGCACAAGGACTTCCCGGTCGACGATCTCCGGCGCGAGATGGGCCTGACCGAACCGCCGTTCGAGACCGTGTTCGACCCGAGCGGCGTCGGGGGCGACCTGGCCGAGGACACCGTGCTGTGGGTCGGGTTCTCCCGTCATGGCGGCCAGCTCGTGCTGCGGCTGCGGTACCGGACGGACGTGCTCGACGCCGACTGCGCTGTCAGGATCGCCGGTTACCACGTCACCGCGCTCGCGCTGATCGCCGCCGATCCGGACGCCGCGCACGGGCAGCAGAGCCTGCTCTGCGCCGAGGAACTCCACTTCCAGCTCGAAGGGCTCGCCGGACCGCGCCGGACCCTGCCGGACCGGCGGGTGCACGAGCTGTTCGAAGAGCGGGTGAGGACACACCCGGACGCCGTCGCGGCCGTACACGGCGAGCGGCAGTGGACGTATCACGAGCTCAACTCCCGGGCCAATCGGCTGGCACGCGCTCTGCTGGCGCGGGGGCTGCGCCGCGAAGGTGTGGTCGCGGTGGTGACCGAGCGCAACCTGGACTGGCTGGCCGCGGTCCTGGCGGTCTTCAAGGCCGGGGGCGTGTACCTGCCCATCGAGCCGCATTTCCCGGCCGGTCGCATCGCCACCACGCTCTCTCGTGCCGAGTGCGCACTCGTGCTCACCGAACACGGCAGCACCGCCACCCTCGACCACGCGCTCGCCTCGCTGCCCGGGATCCGGACCGTCTACATCGACGCAGCCTACGAGGAGGATCATGCCGACGGTGATCTGGGCACCGATGTCGCCCCGGACCAACTCGCCTACATCTACTTCACCTCGGGCTCCACCGGAGAGCCCAAGGGCGCGATGTGCGAGCACGCCGGCATGCTCAACCATCTCTACGCCAAGATCGACGACCTGGAGATCGGCGAGGGACAGGTGGTCGCCCAGACCGCACCCCAGTGCTTCGACATCTCGCTGTGGCAACTGCTGTCCGCGCTCCTGGTAGGGGGGCGGACCCTGCTCGTGGAGCAGGAAGTGATCCTCGATGTCCAGCGGTTCGTCGACAAGATCATTGACGGCCGGGTCGCCGTCCTCCAGGTCGTACCCTCCTACTTGGACGTCATCGTGTCCTGTCTGCAGCAGCACCCCCGCGAGCTGCCGGACCTGCGGTGCGTGTCGGTCACCGGCGAGGCGCTGAAGATGGAGCTCACCCAGCGCTGGTTCGCCGCCCAGCCCGCGATCAAGCTGGTCAACGCCTACGGGCTGACCGAGACCTCGGACGACACCAACCACGAGGTCATGGACCGCGTGCCTGCCGGAGACCGGGTCCTGCTGGGTCCGGCGGTCAACAATGTGCACGTCTACGTCGTCGACGAGCACCTCAACCCGGTGCCGCTCGGCGCCCCCGGTCTGATCGTCTTCTCCGGCGTCTGCGTCGGCCGCGGATACGTCAACGACCCCGAGCGCACCCGGCAGGCCTACCTGCCCGATCCGCACCGTGACGGCGCCCGGCTCTACCGGGGCGGCGACTACGGCCGCTGGACGCCCGAGGGCAAGTTGGAGTTCCTCGGCCGCCGGGACACCCAGGTGAAGATTCGTGGCTTCCGGATCGAGATCGGCGAGATCGAGAACACCTTGCTGCGGGTGCCCGGCGTGCGCGACGGTGCTGTGGTGGTCGCCGAACGGGCCGACCAGAGCCAGCACTTGGTGGCGTTCTACTCCGGCCCACGGCCACTCGAGGTCGACGTCCTGCCGGACCGGCTCGGTGAGTCGCTGCCCGAGTACATGGTCCCGTCGGCCTTCCACTGGCGGGAAAGTCTGCCGCTGACGGCCAACAGCAAGATCGACAGGAAGGCTCTGCGGGCGCTTGCGGGGGAACTCGACGTCGTTCAGGAGGACTTCCGCGCGCCGCATACGCCGACCGAACAGCAGCTGGCGGCCGCATGGGCGAAGGTGCTCGGCATCCCGCAGAGCCAGATCGGACGGCGGGACCACTTCTTCGACCGGGGCGGCACGTCGCTGTCGGCGGTGAAGCTGGCGATCACCCTGGACCGCGCGGTGTCCCTCAAGGACGTCACCGGTCACCCGATCCTTGCCGATCTGGCCGGGCTGGTCGACGGCAGGTCCACACCGCGCTCCGGGCCCGTCGACGGCAGTTCCGAGCGGCGCTCCGGGCTGCTTCAGCCACTGTCGGAATCGGACGGGACGCAGGCCACTGCCCTGGTGTGCTTCCCCTACGCTGGCGGCAACGCGGTGAACTTCCAGCCGATGGCCGGGGCACTGCCGGGCGGCGGGCCGGCGGTCTACGCCGTTGAGCTGCCGGGTCACGACCTGGCCGCCGAGAGCGAGCCGTTCGCGCCGATGACACAGGTGGTCGAGCAGGTCGTCGTCGAGATCATCCGGCGTGGCCTGACCAGGGTCCTGCTGTGGGGCCACTCCTCGGGCACCGCGTTCGCCCTGGAGACGGCCGGAAAGCTGCGCGAGCGCGGAGTGGACGTCCAACGGGTGTTCCTCGGCGCGCAGTTGCTCGGCAACGCCGCCGACCGGCGCGCCGCCATCACGGAACTGACCGGGCGGAGCAACGCCGAGATCGCCGCGAGGCTGAGCGCGGACGGCGGGTACACCGAGCTCGGTGAGCTGGATACGCGGCACGCCGAGCACATCGGTGCCGCCTACCGGCACGACTGCGTGTCCGCACACCGCTATTTCGCCGATGTCCTGGACAGCCCGCCAACGCTGAAGCTGTCCGCGCCGGTCACCGTGGTCGTCGCCGCCGACGACCCGAGCACGACGGAGTACCGGCGCCAGTACCGCGACTGGCAGCTCCTGGCCGACCAGGTCGACCTGCACGAACTCGCCGATGGCGGCCACTACTTCCTGCGCACCCGTCCGGCCGAGGCGGCACAGGCCGTGCTGCGCGCCGCCGAATTGTTCGCTTCCTCCTGA